The genomic segment ACCCTCACATGCATGTATGAGCTTGGGTTAAAaagacagtaggctacatgaacaGAAGTGCCAAAACTGAAAACATGAGTCAGAACTAAGTTCGtcatcacaaacagttcaaacAAGTTGGAAGCCAGTAGACTTCTTTTATGAAGGACGAGCAATAATCTATTGTTAAAACTTACTGTCCATTTATCAGACATTCCAAGTGCAAAGTATCACATCTGACAGTTTATAACAGATTTATTATACATTAGCCCAGCCTGATCCCTTATATGACAGCCATCGTGGCATTTGTTCAGAATAACCAATTATAAGAGGATTCAGACTGGAGAAATACTGGTTGCTCTATAAAAGCATGGCCTGGGTTAAAAGCCCTTGCCTTGTGCCTTTGTCTCTTGTTGACAATAACATTCAAACCATTGAACTGCTGAAGAAGGCTTAACTTAGATATAATTTGACCGAACTGCAGGTCACAAAGTCAAATGTGGCACTGCCAGGCCCTGCCCtggccaaacagtagggcactaggtagggctgcacgattatggaaaaaatcataatcacgattattttggtcaaaatcataatcacgactattaatttttgcagatttttttgaaaattataagaaGATGAAGTAGAACCAAGAATGAATTAGAtataataaaatgaattgtaataattatgtaaaggcaatagcatgaaacttaagtggacagatttctggcaagaaacaccagcctgtcagtatgttctggcttcaaggacgctctcaaaagtaagtcacttttgccacgattaaatcacgattaaaatcatgagttcgatttcactattttatcacgattttgattctttttcgattaattgtgcagccctagcactAGGTACGTCGGCaaaccgggttcgattctggcctgggtcatttgccagtccttccccatctctctcccaactcttTTCCTGTACCTCTGTCACTGTCCCATCATGAATAAAGCACCAGAGCCCCAAAAAaaacttaaaagaaaaaaaagtggtaCTACCAccaaccaacaaaacaaaacagtctgTTTGACAGtcccacatgtttttttttttaaccaaccaTTGACCGTTTCCTCCCCCTCATTCGCACCTCATCCAGTTTCTTGATGACAGAGGGAGCCTTCTTGGAGCTCTCTGTGTAGCTTttcaggagcttctgaaacagctCCTCCGTATTTGGGTGTGTGCTCAAGAAGGCTTTCTCCAGCACATACAGGTCCACTCCTTTATCCTCTGGCAGGGCAGAGTAGAAGCTCAAACCGAAGTCGATAAGGACAAGTTCAGACTTCCCATCTCCTGAAGCTTGACGCAACAACATGTTTGACGTGGTCAGGTCACCGTGAACAACGTCTTCGTCGTGCATTTTGGCCAGAATCTTGCCAATGTCTTGGGCTAAGGCGGCGAGGCATACTGGGTCCTGACCAGACTCTTGGCTGGAGACTATGTGGTCTCTGACAGTGATGGAGCCTTCGAGGTCTTCCAGGAAGATGCAGTGGGAGGAGTAGTCCACGAAGTAGACAACCGGAGTTCTGATACCTGCACAGAGCACGAAATGGTGACTGTCGGGTGATTTTTTTTATGTGCTggggacaaagtaggcctataaaaaagaTTAATAGTAGTAAAGAGTACAGAGCAGTCATTTTCTAGTGACATATTGAATTTAAAGTGGGTACAGTCAGCAGAGGTGGAGACTCCTGAATACTGACTCCAGCTGTGAGGTGTATAACTGTTAAAATTGTTCTCACATGTCTACAAGTCGCTTAGTGTATATTGCAGATAGatatgacttaaagggacactgtgtgggatttttagttgtttatttccagaattcatgctgcccattcactaatgttacctttttcatgaatacttaccaccagcatcacatttttaagtattcattatgactggaaaaattgcacttttcatacatgaaaaggggtatcttctccatggtccgccattttgaattgccaaaaatagcaatttttagctgcaaaaatgactgtacttggaccatactagaaaatatttgtttattacttagtaaactttcatgtaaagatcaaatttggcaataggcagcccagtttcaatgagcagcatagttgcagtaccttttttgacattttcctgcacagtgtccctttaaatatttttaaattcaatTCTAAGCATCAGAGAGAGCACTAGGGGGTGATGTGGTTTCTTTGGTTCTAGCTGCAGCATTTTGAATGGCACCAGACAGTCTGAGTCAGTGACTTTTGTGGAAGGCCAGTAAATTGAGGATTGTAGCAGTAACTCTAGTCTACAGGGAATGAAAGCTTTAGTCTTACCATATCAAACTTTTAACAAATGACAGTTGAGTTTCGAAATATGCCATGCATTAAAAATTTAAAATGCGGTCTATGTGATTGCTATCTCACCAGCTTTTCTGCATCGTAGGATTGACCGCACTTCCTGAGTAGTGCGTCGGTGCGTGAGCTTTTCATCGAGGGTTGGGTGTCTGTATCGCTTCGAGAACCGTTCTTTGATAATGGTAGGTTTACCCAAGAATGTGCCACGGTGAACTCTAGCCTCAGCTCCTTGTTTAATAAGTCTGCATTTGCTGAGATATTGCAGTTTTGCGTTATCCCGTTCTTGATCCATGTTGTACACACGCCGCAAAGAACCACTGACTGTAGAAGAACTTGTGAAACTTTCTCCTCAGCCTCCCCCTCAGCTTTGAGTCGCCATCTAGTGTGATGGAGTGGTAGTGCTGGGTATCACAGAAACCAGTGATGCTGCTGCACAGATTGAACATGGTCGACAAAAATCCACCCAGGAGAAGTGTAGATAACTTCAAGTAACTGAAGGTAACCTTAACAGTGACCCACCAACTTAATTTGTGACTTTTCATCGTCATGAAGACCCTTAAATTGCCTAGGTCAAAGCAGCACATTGGAGTCAGATCTATGTGAGTGGAGGTTAATATAAGGGACAGCCACGAGTAGAAGtctgttttgtaggcctattgctatgaCAATCACATGGCTGCTGCTCTCCCTTTGTCACACCCAGGCATCTTTGATCTGATGCCCtttcttgtgtttgtttgtatatcAGCATGCCGTGAAAGACATGTACACAAAGAGAATGCTATCTAGGGCCcgtaacattctcaaagaccagtcacatccaggatatggactatttaaaaaactgagatctggaaggcgactgtgctgtcacagagctagaactgaaagactgagaaagagcttttttccttatgccatttgcttactgaattcctcctaattactttgattgaacacacacacacacacacacacacacacacacacacacacacacacacacacacacacacacacacacacacacacacacacacacacacacacacacacacacacacacaccttttatttttattttatttcttcttcacccttcttctgcacacttgttttgcaacggccatgcatttcattacaagtgacacgaaagtgtctctatgtacatgacaaataaatatccttgaatccttgaatccttgaatgttGATACAATCATTTACCAAACCTATCAGGCCTCAAGAAAGTTGGTCAATTCATTATGAAAGCTGGagcttaaaaacaaaacaaaacaaaaagctaacacacacacacacacacacacacacacacacacacacacacacacacacacacacacacacacacacacacacacacacacacacacacacacacacagggctggttcTAGTCAATATTGGCGCCATATGCGAATATGCAAGCACCCCCTTtcattttgtgcatttagaaattgtcatTTGTAAGTATTGTGCATCTGATCAAGCTCATCTAATATACCgactgcacatacagtaaataatcATTGTCAAAGTAAATGCTTTACTTtacttgacattctaattctgtgtgaCTATTGGCCATTACTGGTGCCCTAAGACACTTGGCGCTCTAGGTGAtagccttgtctgcctatgtgtaccgccgcccctgcacacacacacacacacacacacacacacacacacacacacacacacacacacacacacacacacacacacacacacacacacacacacgttcgcacgcgcgcacacacacacacacacacacacacacacacacacacacacacacacacacacacacacacacacacacacacacacacacacatttggatatTGAGTGATTATGCAAAATTAGAGGCACTGTTAATTTTTGGCCCTCATGATCGATTTcaggttttgctttgtttttacctATTTCATTTTATGAAAGGCAATACTGAAATAGAGATACAGTAAGGTTTCAATTAGTCCTCTGTgagtcaggcttgtacgaaatgccgaattgaatgaattgaaattcaaagtaatgccataatacgaacactaggtgtcATTACCCTGAATtcctttgaatttaatctacaccacccattgagagtacatagaacaccaccacctagtctTCATATTAtagcattactgtgaatttcaattcattcaatttggAATTCCGTAGAAGTCTGCTGTGAGTGCGGGGCCCTCATCTCgggtatagtttttttttcttcttagccTTGTTTGAGTAACAGGAAGGACATTTTACAGTCGGAATATCATCAGTCTAAGGTTCATTGCAAACATTTTTACATcaatgtgtgttcgtgcatgcatgtgtataacTGATGACAATTCTACAATCATTGTGTGTGACCAGACCAACCTAACATTTAATTTGTGTGTAGATTAGCAAGAAACACTCTGCGTGGCTCTGGGCAGGTTAATCCTATATTGTTTAAAAGAAAGGGTAGCTGAGAATGGGAGGTGTCTCAGCTGAAACTCAAGAAACACCTTAGTGAggcttgttaagtcaatattccataagaatctttcacttggtgatgcaagcaccaaatcaggtacacaggtgctccagggcctactctcccagaaaaggtcgctatccaggttgaaaaacaagatggcggccatttttcaagatggccgcctgattaaaggtaaaaaaaaagctgttttcgtcatagaatgccaagtaatcaagacatctgagtgatggaaatattaaaatgtatgaattctgacctagacaacttaatagtatcaatatttcatcacaaaatggccaccacttttcaaaatggcagctcttacgtgactgaaaatgcatatttatgatatacagctgtccgatagcaggtattcaataatacatactaaccttgccatcactgttggaatactatgtcgtaaaaacaattttgtttacattattctgtattagagtgatgttatagcacaaccagggcacactggtgacatcactggtgtgagactcagcatggggttcagtgtcggtttgtagtacaatagctgtagttgtagtttactcttttagtagtatactcactttagtttttagtatttatagtctcccaaatgctatctaataagaccctgtatatagcttaactagaaatgtagttagttgtagaaatttagttagatagccgcacctgaattgacaggatgtgccagcgtgGGAGAGCCGAGCCgagggtaacggggcttcagttacccggatggtGTACAGATCGCATGGGACTTAAATGACGCTGGATGAACGATCAGGCTGagtgtagggcagaagttgcctgattttcatagacttcagatcaggtaccacgattctggtctgaccaggactataacgattagccaTATCTCAATGTGCCTCCATATTTTGCACGGTCAGGTGGTAAAAGGATAGGCTGtcggcctttaaccgtattacacaagatgtctgctaaaaatctATTGAGCAGCAGTACGTGTcaggaacaacacctcaagcaccctgaccctgagcacgggggccccgcaaggttgtgtgctcacccccccctgctgttcacgctgccaCATGAcagcacaacgacccacagcactaaccatctgatgaagtttgcgtacaacacaacactggtgggcctcatcactaagggtgacgaggctcactacagagaagaagtagccaAGGCCatggttgtcaactttcagaggggccaaaaacaactgctaccactgaccatcgacggtgatgttgtggagggagggagcagcacaaaattccttggagtgcacatcagcgacgacctctcttggaccacaaacacattaTCACTGGTGAATAAGGCCCAACAGCCCCTCTACTTCttgtgcaaactgaagaaggcaagtgctacaccctccaccatgacagcattctacagatTAACCATCAAGAGTatcctgaccagctgcatcacagtgtggggaggaggttgcacggagcaaaacaggaagacactccagggcattgtgaacacagcgaagaagatcattggagcgccactctcctccctactcccgtaccaccaggctggcaaagaccttcctacaccaagcaatcagcatgctgaactcttaacccgCCCTCCTATCAATGATAGCCCCtcctcaacactgaattgtgattgcacattctacttgcactaactcaaaacacacacacacacacacacacacacacacacacacacacacacacacacacacacacacacacacacacacacacacacacacacacacacacacacacacacaaacactgaactaactcaaaagcacacacaaacatgcacacacatgttgctgctgcttcatgcctgttacttaatgacttTAGAGGAAAACTAGcaaccaactagttgtaaatattgcacattacattacattactatcaccatgtcagaatcgtcacaataggacataacagaaaatgcacaacaatacctctttttaatacatgttctatgtatgtctgctgttgcccagtcttgcactttacatgtttgtaagggtattgtataggtactctaggtgtaatgtatgtgtctatgtctaattgtctaagtccacacctaaagtccatgtctatgtctgcatgggaaagtaagaaatgtaatttaaattctttgtatgaccagtgcatgtaaagaaattgacaataaaaccgacttgaattGACTACTACAACAGACTGGAAGAAGTGTTCCCTCTGTCAGAAAGATACAAAAGAGGAGTTGAAGTCTCCCCCTACCATACAGCTGTAGTTCTGATGGCTATTCCATGCTAGCAGAATTTTGCAATTCTTCaggatgcaggattagagatgctgtggatcgaattcggccatggtcattccatcaagtggctgccaattcatgacatggtgttgaatcttgggccagagaaatccaaaagcatTTCATACCCAGCAGTAATTGAAGATATGGACCTGAACCTTCTTCagaggtttgtcatcaatatgtatgacaagaacagcactgcaatgcaggttgatgaggtaagacTGGACTTGACAGCACTGCAatgcaggttgatgaggtaagactggacttgtttgctcggaaacaaagatcctatgatgccattccacTGAAAAGTGCATCCCTTGTCCAGCATGTAAAACGGTCCGCCTTccaaactgcctgtatatggggccaggctactgtgtgtgaaatgcaaattgaaagccctgccaattgggggtggcaaaaagatggtgaggcctgaaagttctctggtcaaagcttcctgcaattgcggagagttgccagcaactgacaaaatgtggatgcaagactgactgacgaggaagatgcaaatgctattgctttagcttCAACTGTACggttatgttcctgcaaatgtgaggactaaaaataactaatccaacatgtgcatcagagagttttcctacccaaacaacatgtaatcattataggcctacttctgtttttgtaatagGCTATATAGAATCATTCagttatttacatgtaattatgaaaatactataattttcaatatttttgtgttttttttagtgtATAATTGAATgttccatgctcaacataatatatttccatacatagatattcaaaatatgatcagtcaatcaaaatatatataaaagccatttaaaagcagttcaattggcggccattttgttttttcacctggatagcgaccttttctaaaagggtagggtctgaagcacctctgaaccaaatttgatgcttgcatcaccaagtgaaagattgtttgaggtatttgctgcactacCTGGAGTACAAAGACAACCACTCTGAGAGACATTAAAGTCATCAACAATTACAATAGACCACGACCCACTACCATGGTTAGTAATGGCCTTGGTGTAGATTACcctctaatgcaggggtggggaacctatcttGAGGGCcatttatggctcttgaggccgttttatccgggccTGACATAAtttaacatattttgtaaaggaatctaagaaattacatttgcaatacaattaagttatattcaggggacaatGAGAAAGTGGGGTTCGGTTTTAAAGCTGGCTATCTATAGGCCTAAAGAGCAGGGGGATATCCTGGTTTGTGTCCATAGTGCGGCCCT from the Engraulis encrasicolus isolate BLACKSEA-1 chromosome 14, IST_EnEncr_1.0, whole genome shotgun sequence genome contains:
- the tp53rk gene encoding EKC/KEOPS complex subunit TP53RK, with amino-acid sequence MDQERDNAKLQYLSKCRLIKQGAEARVHRGTFLGKPTIIKERFSKRYRHPTLDEKLTHRRTTQEVRSILRCRKAGIRTPVVYFVDYSSHCIFLEDLEGSITVRDHIVSSQESGQDPVCLAALAQDIGKILAKMHDEDVVHGDLTTSNMLLRQASGDGKSELVLIDFGLSFYSALPEDKGVDLYVLEKAFLSTHPNTEELFQKLLKSYTESSKKAPSVIKKLDEVRMRGRKRSMVG